The following proteins come from a genomic window of Salvia hispanica cultivar TCC Black 2014 chromosome 4, UniMelb_Shisp_WGS_1.0, whole genome shotgun sequence:
- the LOC125218983 gene encoding uncharacterized protein LOC125218983, with the protein MEIMEPKRGAETIPVMEIRDRGAFHPPTLEIESHPSSIPDVESAIAGAVATNTPKPGSVPGLSAEICGSYPTGDGRLPTQHGRDKLPVPIPILPIPEQSISA; encoded by the exons ATGGAGATCATGGAGCCGAAACGAGGG GCGGAGACGATCCCGGTTATGGAGATTCGGGACAGGGGAGCTTTCCACCCCCCAACGCTGGAGATCGAGTCCCACCCCTCCTCCATCCCAGATGTGGAGTCCGCCATCGCCGGCGCCGTGGCAACAAACACCCCAAAACCGGGGTCAGTCCCCGGCTTATCAGCAGAGATATGCGGGTCGTACCCAACCGGGGACGGGCGACTACCGACCCAACATGGACGCGATAAACTTCCCGTCCCAATTCCAATCCTCCCCATTCCAGAGCAGTCAATCTCCGCTTGA
- the LOC125185463 gene encoding protein IQ-DOMAIN 18-like, translating into MGNKSGRNSWLNAVKKAFRSPTNDDEMKRSSRRREDDEPEDEQKKSGKKRWIFGRYLSVEKTSQHNVSGEENLVRKQPRMEGEHKHALAVAVATTATAQAAVEMIRLTRPALLLKQGKAALFIQKIFRGYLARRALMALRGVVKLQAVIRGHNVRKRAKMTLQCIQSLVRVQSIVCDQRRRLSCEAATLDSMFTQSSRVSNRSDVGPTELEKIHALIHKTKECSLKQGNTLAHASSKRIWATEDEDSSRKTGYSWMRKDRNLCNQRDPIKTIEVDSMFMPAGFNAKRLNLRLQSPSTPKTRPIPCYQPDAAESPSSRRMSMSDKSCPLPRPNYMAATASAIARVRPNSAPRQYRQSSPSREVAKKRLYFPDQDYVDQSNYQRCRDNKPYYATD; encoded by the exons atgGGAAACAAGAGTGGGAGGAATTCGTGGTTGAATGCAGTGAAGAAGGCCTTCAGATCTCCCACCAACGACGATGAGATGAAGAGAAGCAgcagaagaagagaagatgaCGAGCCAGAAGATGAACAAAAA AAAAGTGGAAAGAAGAGATGGATATTTGGCAGATATTTATCTGTGGAGAAGACGAGTCAGCACAACGTTAGCGGAGAAGAGAATTTGGTGAGGAAGCAGCCCAGAATGGAGGGCGAGCACAAACATGCATTGGCGGTGGCTGTGGCGACCACGGCCACGGCGCAAGCGGCGGTGGAGATGATCCGGCTCACTAGGCCGGCCCTTTTGCTCAAACAAGGCAAGGCCGCTCTCTTCATTCAGAAAATTTTCCGAGGATACCTG GCAAGGAGAGCTCTAATGGCGTTGAGAGGCGTGGTGAAGCTGCAGGCAGTAATAAGGGGCCACAATGTCCGAAAACGTGCAAAAATGACTCTCCAATGCATCCAATCTCTCGTCCGGGTTCAATCCATAGTTTGTGACCAGCGCCGGAGGCTGTCCTGCGAAGCCGCAACCTTAGACTCAATGTTCACGCAGTCCAGTCGAGTTTCGAATCGCTCGGACGTTGGTCCTACCGAGCTTGAGAAAATTCATGCTTTAATACACAAGACAAAAGAATGCTCACTCAAACAGGGCAACACTCTAGCTCATGCATCGTCTAAGCgg ATTTGGGCGACTGAGGATGAAGATTCAAGCAGGAAAACAGGATATAGTTGGATGAGGAAAGATAGGAATCTATGCAATCAAAGAGATCCAATCAAGACTATTGAAGTAGATTCCATGTTTATGCCCGCAGGTTTCAATGCGAAGCGCCTCAATCTCCGTCTTCAATCTCCTAGCACTCCCAAGACAAGGCCCATCCCGTGTTACCAGCCAGACGCAGCTGAGTCGCCTAGCTCGCGAAGGATGAGCATGAGCGACAAGTCTTGCCCTCTGCCTCGGCCAAACTATATGGCGGCCACTGCATCAGCTATAGCGCGTGTTAGACCAAACAGCGCGCCAAGGCAGTACAGGCAGTCGAGCCCGAGTAGAGAGGTGGCTAAGAAGCGCCTCTACTTCCCTGACCAAGATTATGTGGATCAATCCAACTACCAAAGATGCAGAGATAATAAGCCTTATTACGCCACAGATTGA